A single window of Nakaseomyces glabratus chromosome G, complete sequence DNA harbors:
- a CDS encoding uncharacterized protein (CAGL0G00143g~Protein of unknown function): protein MCVSFYRREKKWDETGNSTDLIGNVLPRNRMGSIFLQEKQWKCSAYKCKDFPGRDFPGRDFPGRDFHARDLKGQHSSLACSSMFCGLCKRSWDILLPRHRTKGSYFHKLQKSSFRFTKRYSAVRVCLCRIAPKKERSGRSHFFRDGSPEQITGGVWVYS, encoded by the coding sequence ATGTGCGTTAGTTTCTATCGGAGAGAGAAAAAGTGGGATGAAACGGGTAATTCAACAGACTTAATCGGAAATGTCCTCCCGAGAAATAGAATGGGGTCCATATTTCTGCAAGAGAAGCAGTGGAAATGCTCGGCTTACAAATGTAAGGATTTTCCTGGTCGTGATTTTCCCGGTCGTGATTTTCCCGGTCGTGATTTTCATGCGCGAGATTTAAAGGGGCAGCACAGTTCGTTAGCTTGCAGCAGCATGTTCTGTGGGTTGTGCAAAAGATCGTGGGATATTTTGCTTCCACGGCATCGGACAAAAGGTTCTTATTTCCACAAATTGCAAAAGAGTTCCTTCCGCTTTACCAAGAGATATAGTGCTGTCCGGGTTTGTCTGTGCAGAATTGCtccaaaaaaagaaagaagtggAAGAAGTCATTTTTTCAGGGATGGAAGTCCTGAACAAATTACCGGTGGTGTATGGGTGTATTCCTGA